Proteins co-encoded in one Cynocephalus volans isolate mCynVol1 chromosome 11, mCynVol1.pri, whole genome shotgun sequence genomic window:
- the SNTN gene encoding sentan produces the protein MGGCMHSIQDQALHSEGEAIPSAAPTSTVAPRKMPKSISISKQLTSIKALGKGSDLEKAIATTALIFRNFSDPDGKLGKATAKNLLQTQFRNFTEGQETKPKYREILSELDEHTENKLDFEDFMILLLSITVMSDLLQDIWSAKIMK, from the exons ATGGGTGGCTGTATGCACAGTATCCAGGACCAGGCACTCCATTCAGAAGGGGAGGCCATTCCTTCTGCAGCCCCAACATCCACAGTAGCACCTAGGAAAATGCCCAAAAG CATTTCAATATCGAAACAACTGACTTCAATAAAAG CTCTGGGCAAGGGCTCAGATCTGGAAAAAGCCATCGCCACCACTGCTCTGATTTTCAGAAACTTTTCTGACCCTGACGGTAAACTTGGAAAAGCTACTGCCAAAAATCTGCTGCAAACCCAATTTAGGAATTTTACAGAG GGACAAGAAACTAAGCCAAAATACAGAGAGATCCTTTCTGAACTCGATGAGCACACAGAAAATAAGCTTGATTTTGAGGACTTCATGATCTTGCTCTTAAGCATCACTGTCATGTCAGATCTGCTACAAGATATATGGAGtgcaaaaattatgaaataa